TCATAAATTACTTATATTGTTATATTTAGTTTTATCAGTTTTTTAAATCCCTTCCAAATAATTTATTTAAGTTTCGCAAGTAGTAAAAAGGGGTTATAAAGGGATACTGCTTCATGGTAATACTCAGTGAAACTCAGGTTTTTCTCAGCGAATCTCAGCGTAAATGAATATCATGACACTGGCATCAAAGATAAATGGTTTGAGGTGGTTTGAAATGGTTCTGTTTCCATTTATCTTGGCGATTTGGCGTCTTTGCGAGAAATGCGTTTCACGCTAAGGCGCAAAGACGCAAAAAATACTTTTGACCATAAAGGATTTGTTTAAAACGTTTCGCGCAAAATGTTTTGGAATTTTTTAATGAATAACCGGCCAGTTTTAACCCTTGGTAAAGGTGTGGGTTGAAGGGAATAAATCACTGACTTTAAATTTTATTCTGTTCAGAGAAATATTTAGTTGCGAAACTTAAATTATTTATTCTAAGAACAGAACTTTTTGAGAAATTATATTGTTATAGCATAATAAAATTAATATGATGGCCGAAATCTTTACCGAAACAGAAATAATGCCCCTGTTGTTTTTAGGGCATGGAAGTCCGATGAACGCAATCGAAGAAAATGAATTTGTCAAAGGATGGAGGGAAATAGCAGGCAAACTGCCCAGACCAAAAGCAATCTTATGCATTTCCGCTCATTGGGAAACAAATGGTACGTATGTGACGGCTATGGAAAAACCGGAAACCATCCACGATTTTGGTGGATTTCCCCGGAAGTTGTACGAAGTCCAATATCCTGCACCAGGCAGTCCCGGACTGGCCAAAGAAATTAAAGCACTTATCACCCGGACGGATACCGGACTCGATTATAAATGGGGATTGGATCATGGTTGCTGGAGCGTACTGAAAAGTCTCTTCCCTGATGCCGATGTTCCCGTTATTCAGCTCAGCCTGGATTTTAACCGGACTGCACAAAATCATTATGAACTGGCCAGGGAACTGGCTCCTTTGCGCAGAAGAGGGATACTGATAATCGGAAGCGGGAATATTGTCCATAACCTCAGATTGATTGCATGGGATAAATTAAACTCATCAGAATACGGGTATGACTGGGCTGTTGAGGCAAAAGAGGAAATGAAAAAATATATACTCAATGGAGAGCTTCAAAAACTGATCAATTACCAGGAAGGGGGAAGGGCATTTAACCTGGCCATTCCGACACCCGAACATTACCTGCCCCTGCTCTATATTCTGGCTCTAAAGGGAAATGATGAAAAACTGGAATTTTTTAATGACAAAATTGTTGGAGCTTCCTTAGCCATGACTTCATTGATTATAC
This Bacteroidota bacterium DNA region includes the following protein-coding sequences:
- the ygiD gene encoding 4,5-DOPA dioxygenase extradiol, with the protein product MMAEIFTETEIMPLLFLGHGSPMNAIEENEFVKGWREIAGKLPRPKAILCISAHWETNGTYVTAMEKPETIHDFGGFPRKLYEVQYPAPGSPGLAKEIKALITRTDTGLDYKWGLDHGCWSVLKSLFPDADVPVIQLSLDFNRTAQNHYELARELAPLRRRGILIIGSGNIVHNLRLIAWDKLNSSEYGYDWAVEAKEEMKKYILNGELQKLINYQEGGRAFNLAIPTPEHYLPLLYILALKGNDEKLEFFNDKIVGASLAMTSLIIR